One window of Oryza brachyantha chromosome 12, ObraRS2, whole genome shotgun sequence genomic DNA carries:
- the LOC102707267 gene encoding transcription factor bHLH52-like translates to MKAAADQAGYGRRHQAVQSAAARERRRRITGKTAELSRLIPGASRLNSTAEMLQAAARYVKLLQAQVGVLALMRSAGEAKKEVPSMAEERMHALLASGGAQERLAGEGMCLVPTKLVRAIAGDKAIKSSLAVKRDLNRFMESLEH, encoded by the exons ATGAAGGCCGCCGCGGACCAGGCGGGCTACGGGCGCCGCCACCAGGCCGTgcagagcgcggcggcgagggagcggcggaggcggatcACCGGGAAGACGGCGGAACTGTCGCGGCTGATCCCCGGCGCCTCCAGGCTGAACAGCACCGCCGAGATGCTGCAGGCCGCTGCCCGCTACGTCAAGCTCCTCCAGGCACAGGTCGGCGTGCTCGCCCTCATGCGCTCCGCCGGCGAG GCGAAGAAGGAGGTGCCATCCATGGCGGAAGAGCGGATGCACGCGCtgctggcgagcggcggcgcgcaggagcggctcgccggcgagggcaTGTGCCTGGTGCCGACGAAGCTGgtccgcgccatcgccggcgatAAGGCGATCAAGTCCAGCCTGGCGGTGAAGCGCGACCTCAACCGCTTCATGGAGTCGCTGGAGCATTAA